Sequence from the Haloarchaeobius salinus genome:
AGGTCGAGCCGACGCCGGCGAGCCGGGATTCCGGGCAGGTGACGTGGGTCGGCCGCGAGGACTTCACCGACGAACACCCGAGTTCGGTGGCCGTCCCGGACGCTGCGACGGACGGCGCTGACGGTGAGAACGGTGGACCCGAGACGACGGGCGTGCCGGGGGCGACGGGCGACGGTACGAACCTCGGCCTCGTCCTCGGCGGCGTCCTCCTCGTCGGGGTCGGGGGCGTGGCCGGCTACGTCCTCTGGCGGCGCGACCGCCTCGCCGACGCCCTGTCGACCCCCGATGCGGAGGCGGATGCGTCGTCGACGCCGCCCTCGTCGGAACCCGACGGTGGGGCCGTCGCCACGGCACCGGGGTCCGAGATCGTCACCGACCCGGAGCGTGTCGAGCGGCTCCTGCGGTCGAACGACGGGCGGCTCAGGCAGGCCGCCATCGCCGACGAGTTCGACTGGTCCGCCTCGAAGACGTCTCGCGTCGTCGGCGACATGGTGGACGCGGACACCGTCGAGAAGCTACAGCTCGGCCGCGAGAACGTCATCAGTCTGGCCGACTCGGACGAATCCTCCGGCGAGAGCTGACCGGGCTACTCAGTCGTCGGCCGACAGCGGCGTCCCGTCGGGCGCGGCCGGCGCGTACTTCGCCTTCTTTGGTGGGTGGCTACTGCTGCTCTCTGGACGGTGAGTGGGCAGACGCAGAAACAACTAAGCAGAAACCCAAGAGATGCAGGCGTGTGACCGACGACATCGCGTATCCCTCCGTCGACCTCGTCATCGATCTTCACGCACAGGTCGTCGAGGAAGGCGATGCAACGGAACCGGGTGTTCGGTCGGACGAAGCGATTGAATCCGCACTCCAGTACGTTTCGGAGGGCTTCTTCGACCAAGTGCCTGGGACAATCCACGAGAAAGCAGTCCACCTGATGCGGCTTCTCGTCGCTGACCATCCATTCGTCGACGGTAACAAGCGGACTGCGCTCCGTACAGTGGTCGTCTTCTACATGCTGAACGAGTACAGATTCGAGTACGGCGACGAGATTCGCGCATTACTGCATAGGTTTGCGACTGCTGAAGCCGATGTCGACACGGAAACAGCGG
This genomic interval carries:
- a CDS encoding helix-turn-helix transcriptional regulator, coding for MGKPQPVCRGSALSIWLVALLLVAGIAPVSTSAAAQTAQPETDNTLTHVQLDTNGSAEWTVTVRTRLDTDERVAEYEAFQSQFRANTSRYLDPFRERMRGVVANAAGATGREMRATNFTASTNIQEVPRRWGVVSYRFTWTNFAAQRDGGLVVGDVFQGGFFLAGDDTLELEAPGGYAFEQVEPTPASRDSGQVTWVGREDFTDEHPSSVAVPDAATDGADGENGGPETTGVPGATGDGTNLGLVLGGVLLVGVGGVAGYVLWRRDRLADALSTPDAEADASSTPPSSEPDGGAVATAPGSEIVTDPERVERLLRSNDGRLRQAAIADEFDWSASKTSRVVGDMVDADTVEKLQLGRENVISLADSDESSGES
- a CDS encoding type II toxin-antitoxin system death-on-curing family toxin: MTDDIAYPSVDLVIDLHAQVVEEGDATEPGVRSDEAIESALQYVSEGFFDQVPGTIHEKAVHLMRLLVADHPFVDGNKRTALRTVVVFYMLNEYRFEYGDEIRALLHRFATAEADVDTETAVVYFRSCARRNS